One window from the genome of Pandoraea fibrosis encodes:
- the dnaE gene encoding DNA polymerase III subunit alpha, producing MRPMSEPRFVHLRLHSEYSIADGIVRLDDVVKAAAKDGQGALALTDLANMFGAIRFYKEARGKGVKPIIGCDAWITNPADRDKPSRLLLLARDKEGYLNLCQLLSKAWLGNQWRGRAEIEPSWLQADGLARGLLALSGAQMGDIGAALAAGNPELALQCAKHWSGVFPGAFYIELQRTGQAGMETYVQQAVQLAAKAGLPVVATHPIQFMTADDFTAHEARVCISEGEMLGNARRVRRFTQDQSFRTQDDMLAAFEDVPSALANTVEIAKRCNLTLELGKPKLPLFPTPDGMSLDDYLVHLSKEGLETRLTQLFPDEAERDKQRPDYYKRLDFETGTIIKMGFPGYFLIVADFIQWAKNNGVPVGPGRGSGAGSLVAYALGITDLDPLKYNLLFERFLNPERVSMPDFDIDFCQDGRDRVIQYVKDKYGADAVSQIATFGSMAAKAAVRDVGRVLDLGYNFVDGISKLIPFKPGKHVTIEDALKEEPQLAERFQTEDEVRQLIELAQRVEGLTRNVGMHAGGVLIAPGKLTDFCPLYTQGSGEDASGVVSQYDKDDVEAVGLVKFDFLGLTTLTILNWAERYIKRLHPEMADWSLDQVSLTDPAAFSILKKANTVAVFQLESRGMQGMLKDAQPDRFEDIIALVALYRPGPMDLIPSFCARKHGREKTEYPDPRVEPVLQETYGIMVYQEQVMQMAQIIGGYSLGGADLLRRAMGKKKAEEMAEHREIFAKGAAENGLTREKSDEIFDLMEKFAGYGFNKSHAAAYALLAYYTAWLKAHHPAEFMAANMSLAMDDTDKVKILYEDCLSSANGLGVLPPDVNVSAYRFEPADSKTVRYGLGAIKGSGQAAIEDILRAREGKPFTDLFDFCARIDRRVVNRRTIEALIRAGAFDSIHENRAQLMASVPMAMEAAEQASAAANQVSLFDLGDESLQAPLELADEPAWTDKRKLQEEKQALGFYLSGHMFDSYSDEVRRFVRTRIRDLSEGRDRLVAGVISSMRTMMTQRGKMLIVQLDDGTGTLEVTIFNEQFEANKHLFKEDELLIVQGNARPDSFTGGLRFTTESLMDLGRARARFARALKLSFNGNADWTRLRATLQPHCTMYRVAASASAGGGGFNGGGGGFNGGGGGGGGGFGRRNGKGNGDDDQQNGLPVHIVYRRSDAECESRLGDDWKVQPGDELLGELRQWLLPDSVQIVY from the coding sequence ATACGGCCCATGTCAGAACCTCGCTTCGTCCACCTCCGTCTCCATTCCGAATACTCGATCGCCGATGGCATCGTGCGGCTCGACGACGTCGTCAAGGCCGCCGCCAAGGACGGTCAGGGCGCGCTCGCGCTGACCGACCTCGCGAACATGTTCGGCGCCATCCGTTTCTACAAGGAAGCCCGCGGCAAGGGCGTCAAGCCGATCATCGGCTGCGACGCCTGGATCACGAATCCGGCCGACCGCGACAAGCCATCGCGGCTATTGCTCCTTGCGCGCGACAAGGAAGGCTATCTGAATCTATGCCAGTTGCTGTCCAAGGCATGGCTCGGCAATCAATGGCGCGGCCGCGCAGAGATCGAACCGTCGTGGCTCCAGGCCGACGGGCTCGCACGCGGTCTGCTCGCGCTCTCTGGCGCACAGATGGGCGACATTGGCGCCGCGTTGGCGGCTGGTAATCCTGAACTGGCATTGCAATGCGCGAAACACTGGTCAGGTGTGTTCCCGGGGGCGTTCTATATTGAGTTGCAGCGCACGGGGCAGGCGGGCATGGAGACCTACGTGCAACAGGCGGTGCAACTGGCGGCGAAAGCCGGGCTGCCCGTCGTCGCCACGCATCCGATCCAGTTCATGACGGCGGACGATTTCACCGCGCACGAAGCACGCGTGTGTATTTCGGAAGGCGAGATGCTGGGCAATGCGCGCCGTGTCCGACGCTTCACGCAGGACCAGAGTTTCCGCACGCAGGACGACATGCTCGCGGCGTTCGAGGACGTGCCGTCTGCCTTGGCCAATACGGTCGAGATCGCCAAGCGTTGCAACCTGACGCTTGAGCTTGGCAAACCGAAGCTGCCGCTTTTTCCCACGCCGGACGGCATGTCGCTCGACGACTATCTGGTGCATCTGTCCAAGGAGGGGCTGGAGACGCGTCTCACACAGTTGTTTCCCGACGAGGCGGAGCGAGACAAGCAGCGTCCCGACTATTACAAGCGGCTCGACTTCGAGACCGGCACGATCATCAAGATGGGCTTTCCGGGCTACTTCCTGATCGTGGCGGACTTTATCCAATGGGCGAAGAATAACGGCGTGCCCGTTGGGCCGGGCCGCGGTTCGGGCGCCGGTTCGCTGGTCGCTTATGCATTGGGCATTACCGATCTCGATCCACTCAAGTACAACCTGCTGTTCGAACGCTTCCTGAATCCGGAACGCGTCTCGATGCCCGACTTCGATATCGACTTCTGTCAGGACGGTCGCGATCGCGTCATTCAGTACGTCAAGGACAAGTACGGCGCCGATGCCGTGTCGCAGATCGCGACCTTCGGCTCGATGGCCGCCAAGGCGGCGGTGCGCGACGTCGGTCGTGTGCTCGATCTGGGCTACAACTTCGTCGATGGCATCTCCAAGCTGATCCCGTTCAAGCCGGGCAAGCACGTCACCATCGAGGACGCCCTCAAGGAAGAGCCGCAACTCGCCGAGCGCTTCCAGACCGAAGACGAGGTCAGGCAGTTGATCGAACTGGCGCAGCGTGTCGAAGGCCTCACGCGCAACGTCGGCATGCACGCGGGGGGGGTGTTGATCGCGCCGGGCAAACTGACCGATTTCTGCCCGTTGTACACGCAGGGCAGCGGTGAAGATGCCAGCGGCGTCGTGAGTCAGTATGACAAGGACGACGTGGAAGCCGTCGGCCTGGTGAAGTTCGACTTCTTGGGGCTGACAACGCTCACGATCCTGAACTGGGCGGAACGCTACATCAAGCGACTGCATCCGGAGATGGCGGACTGGTCGCTCGATCAGGTCTCGCTCACGGACCCGGCCGCGTTCAGCATCCTCAAGAAAGCCAACACGGTGGCCGTGTTCCAGCTGGAAAGCCGCGGCATGCAGGGCATGTTGAAAGACGCCCAGCCCGACCGGTTCGAGGACATCATCGCGCTGGTGGCGTTGTACCGACCCGGCCCGATGGATCTGATCCCAAGCTTCTGCGCCCGTAAGCATGGCCGCGAGAAGACGGAATATCCGGATCCGCGCGTCGAGCCGGTGCTCCAGGAGACCTACGGCATCATGGTCTATCAGGAGCAGGTGATGCAGATGGCGCAGATCATCGGCGGTTACTCGCTCGGTGGCGCTGACTTGCTGCGTCGCGCGATGGGCAAGAAGAAAGCCGAGGAGATGGCCGAGCATCGCGAGATTTTCGCGAAAGGGGCTGCTGAAAACGGACTCACGCGCGAAAAGTCGGACGAAATCTTCGACTTGATGGAGAAGTTCGCGGGCTACGGCTTCAACAAGTCGCACGCGGCAGCCTACGCACTGCTGGCGTACTACACTGCATGGCTCAAGGCGCACCATCCTGCCGAATTCATGGCCGCCAACATGAGCTTGGCCATGGACGACACGGACAAGGTCAAGATTCTCTACGAAGACTGTCTGTCCAGCGCCAATGGCCTGGGAGTGCTGCCGCCGGACGTCAATGTTTCGGCTTATCGCTTCGAGCCGGCCGATTCGAAGACCGTGCGCTATGGGCTTGGTGCCATCAAGGGCAGTGGTCAGGCGGCAATCGAAGACATTCTGCGCGCCCGCGAAGGCAAGCCGTTCACCGATCTGTTCGACTTCTGCGCGCGGATCGACCGTCGCGTGGTGAACCGTCGCACGATCGAGGCGCTGATTCGCGCAGGTGCCTTCGACAGCATTCACGAGAATCGTGCGCAGTTGATGGCGTCGGTGCCGATGGCGATGGAAGCTGCCGAGCAGGCGAGCGCAGCGGCCAATCAGGTCAGTCTTTTCGATCTCGGCGACGAAAGCTTGCAAGCTCCACTGGAGCTTGCGGACGAGCCGGCGTGGACCGACAAGCGCAAGTTGCAGGAAGAGAAGCAGGCACTCGGCTTCTATTTGTCCGGCCACATGTTCGACTCGTACTCGGACGAAGTGCGCCGCTTTGTGCGCACGCGTATTCGCGATCTGTCCGAGGGCCGTGACAGACTCGTCGCCGGGGTAATTTCCAGCATGCGCACGATGATGACCCAGCGCGGCAAGATGCTGATCGTTCAGCTCGACGATGGCACGGGCACGCTCGAGGTGACGATCTTCAACGAGCAGTTCGAGGCGAACAAGCATCTCTTCAAGGAAGACGAACTGCTGATCGTGCAGGGCAATGCGCGTCCCGACAGCTTTACAGGGGGGCTGCGCTTCACCACGGAAAGTCTGATGGACCTCGGCCGCGCGCGTGCGCGCTTCGCCCGAGCGCTCAAGCTCTCGTTCAACGGCAATGCGGACTGGACGCGTTTGCGCGCGACCCTCCAACCGCACTGCACGATGTATCGTGTCGCGGCGAGCGCGAGTGCCGGTGGCGGGGGCTTCAATGGGGGCGGTGGCGGCTTCAACGGTGGCGGAGGCGGAGGGGGCGGCGGCTTCGGACGCCGGAATGGCAAGGGCAACGGCGATGACGATCAGCAGAACGGCTTGCCGGTGCACATCGTGTACCGTCGATCGGATGCCGAATGCGAGTCACGGCTGGGCGACGATTGGAAGGTGCAGCCGGGCGATGAGTTGCTTGGCGAACTTCGCCAGTGGTTGCTACCCGACTCGGTACAAATCGTCTATTGA
- a CDS encoding glycosyltransferase family 2 protein — protein MFSIIVPTWNNLALLQLCVRSIRQNSSHPHQIIVHVNDGSDGSLEWVRAEGIEHTASPDNIGICYAVNQAAALAREKYIVYLNDDMYCCPGWDSALIERAEAMPDKAFMLSGTMIEPVDSRNPCVLVHDFGRDVDTFDEAGLLAAVPTYAKPDWFGATWPPTLVHRDWWFLVGGYSTELSPGMSSDNDFSMKMWAAGARRFVGVGASLVYHFQCKSTGKVVKNDGRTQFLRKWGMTQSIFDRYYLRRGKPVPAGNDGRLPEPVDDGKLRWELFRSRVKRALAK, from the coding sequence ATGTTCTCCATCATCGTTCCGACGTGGAACAACCTCGCGTTGCTACAGCTTTGCGTGCGCAGCATTCGCCAGAATTCGAGCCACCCGCATCAGATCATCGTTCACGTGAACGATGGGTCGGACGGCTCGCTCGAGTGGGTGCGAGCCGAAGGGATCGAGCATACGGCGTCGCCGGACAACATCGGTATTTGCTACGCAGTGAATCAGGCGGCGGCGCTGGCACGCGAGAAGTACATCGTCTACCTGAACGACGATATGTACTGCTGCCCAGGTTGGGACAGCGCGCTGATCGAGCGCGCCGAGGCCATGCCCGACAAGGCGTTCATGCTCTCGGGCACGATGATCGAGCCGGTCGACAGTCGCAATCCTTGCGTGTTGGTGCACGACTTCGGTCGGGACGTCGACACCTTCGACGAAGCAGGGTTGCTCGCCGCCGTGCCGACCTACGCCAAGCCCGACTGGTTTGGCGCGACATGGCCGCCCACGCTTGTGCATCGCGATTGGTGGTTCCTCGTCGGGGGCTATAGCACCGAGCTAAGCCCGGGTATGAGCAGCGACAACGATTTCTCGATGAAGATGTGGGCCGCAGGCGCGCGTCGTTTTGTGGGTGTCGGGGCGAGTCTTGTCTATCACTTCCAGTGCAAGAGCACCGGCAAGGTCGTGAAGAACGACGGTCGCACGCAATTCCTGCGCAAGTGGGGCATGACGCAGTCCATTTTCGATCGGTACTACCTGCGTCGTGGCAAACCCGTGCCGGCGGGCAATGATGGACGTCTGCCCGAGCCCGTCGACGACGGCAAGCTGCGTTGGGAGTTATTCCGCTCTCGCGTGAAGCGCGCGCTCGCCAAATAA
- a CDS encoding glycosyltransferase family 2 protein: MTDATPPVSSSPSSSHSSRLPLTVTILTRNERHNIAECIASVQSFASQIVVLDNASTDGTADIARAAGVDVHITPDWPGFGPQKNRALSHATQPWVLSLDADERVTPELAADIAAAIAQGAHTGYRMPRLSQFLGHWVRHCGWYPDYVLRLFRREAGRFSDNLVHERVIVDGEIGTLAHHLLHYSYTEARQVEDKVQRYARAGAKEMALRGKRVSLLKPWINGGWAFVRTYLLRRGFLDGATGAAIARMNARSAFLKYALLRRGDI; encoded by the coding sequence ATGACCGACGCTACACCGCCTGTCTCCTCGTCACCGAGTTCGTCGCATTCGTCACGTTTGCCGCTTACGGTGACGATTCTCACGCGCAACGAACGTCACAACATCGCCGAGTGCATTGCGTCGGTGCAGTCGTTCGCCTCCCAGATTGTCGTGCTGGATAACGCGAGTACGGACGGCACAGCAGACATTGCTCGTGCCGCAGGCGTCGACGTGCACATCACACCGGACTGGCCCGGCTTCGGCCCGCAGAAGAATCGTGCCCTGTCGCACGCCACCCAGCCATGGGTGCTTTCGCTCGATGCCGACGAGCGTGTTACGCCCGAGTTGGCCGCCGACATTGCCGCGGCGATTGCGCAAGGCGCGCACACCGGCTATCGCATGCCACGCCTGTCGCAGTTTCTCGGACATTGGGTACGCCACTGCGGGTGGTATCCGGATTATGTGCTGCGGTTGTTTCGACGCGAAGCCGGTCGCTTTTCCGACAACCTCGTACATGAACGCGTGATTGTCGACGGCGAGATCGGCACACTCGCGCACCACCTGCTGCATTACAGCTATACCGAAGCCCGTCAGGTCGAGGATAAGGTGCAGCGCTATGCGCGCGCGGGGGCAAAAGAGATGGCATTGCGCGGCAAGCGAGTCTCGCTGCTCAAGCCGTGGATCAATGGGGGATGGGCGTTTGTGCGCACCTATTTGCTGCGCCGCGGATTTCTCGATGGCGCAACCGGTGCTGCGATCGCGCGCATGAATGCGCGAAGCGCATTCCTCAAGTACGCCCTGCTTCGACGCGGGGATATCTGA
- the recQ gene encoding DNA helicase RecQ codes for MASALEVLRTVFGYNAFRGDQAAIVDHVAGGGDALVLMPTGGGKSLCYQIPALLRPGIGIVVSPLIALMQDQVDALLQAGVRAAYLNSSLGFDEALDTERRAARGELDLLYVAPERLLTERFLDLLDRLDERGQLALFAIDEAHCVSQWGHDFRPEYIQLSALHERYPRVPRIALTATADNATRDEIQSRLGLTDARLFVSSFDRPNIRYEIVDRDNPRKQLLAFLARHRGEAGIVYCLSRKKVEETAAWLEAQGIPALPYHAGLDAEVRRTHQQRFLREEGLVMSATVAFGMGIDKPDVRFVAHLDLPKSLEAYYQETGRAGRDGEPAEAWMTYGLNDVVVHRSRIDESNAPELQKRIERQKLDALLGYCEAPRCRRTVLLSYFGESSEPCGNCDVCLNPPEVFDGTVAAQKALSAILRTGQRFGAGHLVDLLRGRSTDKIRQFGHEALPTFGVGGELDDQGWRAVFRQLIAHGIIEPDSSQYGALTLNAAARPVLKGETTLSLRRQRPTVSKKSRFAGYASSQAIELDPADQQLFDKLRAWRQDMAKTQQVPAYVILHDRTLRELAQRRPRHREGLVDITGLGEAKIERYGEALVELLNA; via the coding sequence ATGGCAAGCGCACTCGAAGTCCTCCGTACCGTATTCGGCTATAACGCATTCCGTGGCGATCAAGCCGCCATCGTCGACCATGTGGCCGGCGGGGGCGACGCGCTCGTCCTGATGCCGACCGGCGGCGGCAAATCCCTTTGTTACCAGATTCCCGCGCTGTTGCGCCCTGGTATCGGCATCGTCGTCTCCCCGCTCATCGCACTCATGCAGGATCAGGTCGACGCCCTGCTGCAAGCGGGCGTGCGCGCGGCCTATCTGAATTCCAGTCTCGGCTTCGATGAAGCGCTCGACACCGAGCGCCGCGCCGCCCGTGGCGAGCTCGACCTGCTCTATGTCGCGCCCGAGCGTCTGTTGACGGAACGGTTTCTCGATCTGCTCGACCGACTCGACGAGCGCGGACAACTGGCGCTGTTCGCCATTGACGAGGCGCATTGCGTTTCCCAATGGGGGCACGACTTCCGCCCGGAATACATCCAGCTCTCGGCCCTGCACGAGCGTTATCCGCGCGTGCCCCGCATTGCGCTGACTGCAACGGCCGACAATGCGACACGCGACGAGATCCAGTCACGCCTTGGCCTGACCGACGCGCGGTTGTTCGTTTCGAGCTTCGACCGGCCGAATATTCGTTACGAAATCGTCGATCGTGACAATCCCCGCAAGCAGTTGCTGGCCTTTCTCGCGCGGCATCGCGGCGAGGCGGGCATCGTCTACTGCCTGTCGCGCAAGAAAGTGGAAGAAACGGCGGCGTGGCTCGAAGCGCAAGGCATTCCCGCCCTGCCGTATCACGCCGGGCTCGACGCCGAGGTGCGCCGCACGCACCAGCAGCGATTCTTGCGCGAGGAAGGTCTGGTCATGTCGGCCACGGTGGCCTTCGGCATGGGCATCGACAAGCCGGATGTGCGCTTCGTCGCCCATCTGGATCTGCCCAAGAGTCTCGAAGCCTATTATCAGGAAACCGGTCGCGCCGGTCGCGACGGCGAACCTGCCGAAGCCTGGATGACCTACGGGCTGAACGACGTCGTGGTGCATCGCAGCCGTATCGACGAGTCAAACGCACCGGAACTGCAAAAGCGCATCGAGCGCCAGAAGCTCGACGCCCTGCTCGGCTATTGCGAGGCACCACGCTGCCGCCGCACCGTGCTGCTGTCGTATTTCGGCGAGTCGAGCGAGCCTTGCGGCAACTGCGACGTCTGCCTGAATCCGCCAGAGGTATTCGATGGCACCGTCGCGGCCCAGAAGGCGCTCTCGGCCATTCTGCGCACGGGCCAGCGCTTTGGCGCCGGCCATCTGGTCGATTTGCTGCGTGGGCGCAGCACCGACAAGATTCGTCAGTTCGGGCACGAAGCCCTGCCGACCTTCGGTGTCGGTGGCGAACTCGACGATCAGGGCTGGCGCGCGGTGTTTCGGCAATTGATCGCCCACGGCATCATCGAGCCCGACAGCAGCCAATATGGGGCACTGACGCTGAACGCTGCGGCACGCCCGGTACTCAAGGGCGAGACCACGCTATCGCTGCGACGCCAACGCCCGACTGTCAGCAAGAAGAGTCGCTTTGCCGGTTACGCGTCGTCGCAGGCCATCGAACTGGATCCTGCCGATCAGCAACTGTTCGACAAGCTGCGCGCCTGGCGGCAGGACATGGCCAAGACGCAGCAGGTGCCTGCATACGTTATCCTGCACGACCGGACGCTGCGTGAGCTTGCCCAACGCCGCCCGCGCCATCGCGAAGGTCTCGTCGACATCACCGGACTGGGTGAAGCGAAGATCGAACGCTACGGCGAAGCGCTCGTCGAGTTGCTCAACGCCTGA
- the msbA gene encoding lipid A export permease/ATP-binding protein MsbA, which yields MSAPHKPTGPILRRLLGYLQPYWHMGLLAVLAMALVAATEAAIPAVLKPVLDKGFAGGDPWKLWYVPAAVIGLAVIRGLAQYGANYMLSWVSNRVLLDLRVRMFERLLHAPASFFQRETTSTLINALVYEVNQVLGVLTTVLITLVRDSLTVIGLLGYLFYLNWRLTLVVAVILPLIGWLVGKINRRLRRLNRDQQTLTNALSYVVEEAVGGYKVVKIHNGEAYEKSRFDKMTSKLRGYAMRVTVSGGLAQPVTQALASLALAIVITVAMIESSSGEMTVGGFTAFVTALLLVVSPLKHLMDVNQPLQRGVTAAELIFEVMDVEVEPVGGDRALERAKGRVTFDQVSFNYGASERPTLDRISLDVAPGEMVALVGPSGSGKTTLVNLVPRFFDPTGGRILLDDIPLTDLRLADLRRQIAFVSQDVVLFNDTVAANVAYGQEIDAERVQAALRAANLADAVAAMPEGVETLVGDNGMRLSGGQRQRLAIARAIYKDAPILILDEATSALDSESERHVQAALEVLMEGRTTLVIAHRLSTIERADRIVVLEHGRIAEQGSHQALVAHNGLYAHLHRIQYAQQQEA from the coding sequence ATGAGCGCACCCCACAAGCCCACTGGCCCGATTCTGCGGCGTTTGCTGGGCTATCTCCAGCCGTATTGGCATATGGGCCTGCTGGCCGTGCTCGCCATGGCGCTCGTGGCGGCGACCGAAGCCGCCATTCCGGCGGTTCTCAAGCCGGTGCTCGATAAGGGGTTCGCGGGCGGCGATCCGTGGAAGCTCTGGTATGTCCCGGCTGCCGTGATCGGCCTGGCCGTCATCCGGGGGCTGGCACAGTATGGGGCCAACTACATGCTTTCTTGGGTGTCGAATCGTGTGCTGCTCGACCTGCGCGTGCGCATGTTCGAGCGTCTGCTGCACGCGCCGGCGTCCTTCTTTCAGCGCGAGACGACCAGCACACTCATCAACGCCCTCGTCTACGAGGTCAACCAGGTGCTCGGCGTGCTCACCACGGTGCTCATCACGCTCGTGCGCGATTCGCTGACGGTCATCGGCCTGCTGGGCTATCTGTTTTACCTGAACTGGCGCCTCACACTCGTGGTGGCCGTGATCCTGCCGCTTATCGGTTGGCTGGTCGGCAAGATCAATCGTCGTCTGCGCCGCCTGAACCGTGACCAGCAGACGCTGACCAACGCGCTCTCGTATGTGGTCGAAGAAGCGGTGGGCGGCTACAAGGTGGTGAAGATCCACAATGGCGAGGCGTATGAGAAGTCGCGCTTTGACAAGATGACCAGCAAGCTGCGCGGCTATGCCATGCGGGTGACCGTCTCCGGCGGTTTGGCGCAGCCGGTCACGCAGGCGCTTGCTTCGCTGGCGCTGGCCATCGTGATTACGGTGGCGATGATCGAGTCGTCGTCGGGCGAGATGACCGTCGGTGGCTTTACGGCATTCGTCACGGCGTTGCTGCTCGTTGTCTCGCCGCTCAAGCATCTGATGGACGTCAACCAGCCGCTGCAACGCGGCGTGACGGCCGCCGAGCTGATTTTCGAAGTCATGGACGTCGAAGTCGAGCCGGTCGGCGGCGACCGCGCGCTCGAGCGTGCCAAAGGTCGCGTGACGTTCGATCAGGTGAGCTTCAATTACGGCGCCAGCGAGCGCCCGACGCTCGACCGGATTTCGCTCGATGTGGCGCCCGGCGAGATGGTGGCGCTGGTGGGCCCGTCAGGCAGCGGCAAGACCACGTTGGTCAATCTGGTGCCGCGCTTCTTCGACCCGACGGGCGGCCGGATTCTGCTCGACGATATTCCGCTGACCGATCTGCGTCTGGCCGATTTGCGCCGTCAGATTGCGTTCGTGAGTCAGGACGTCGTGCTCTTCAACGACACCGTGGCGGCAAATGTGGCATATGGTCAGGAGATCGACGCCGAGCGCGTGCAGGCAGCGCTGCGCGCGGCCAATCTGGCCGATGCGGTAGCGGCCATGCCTGAAGGGGTAGAAACGCTCGTGGGCGATAACGGCATGCGCTTATCGGGCGGTCAGCGCCAGCGTCTGGCGATCGCACGGGCCATTTACAAGGACGCCCCGATCCTGATTCTCGACGAGGCGACGTCCGCCCTCGATTCGGAGTCGGAACGTCACGTGCAGGCGGCACTCGAAGTGTTGATGGAAGGGCGTACCACGCTGGTGATCGCGCACCGTCTCTCGACCATCGAGCGTGCGGATCGCATCGTCGTGCTTGAGCATGGCCGGATCGCGGAGCAAGGCTCGCATCAGGCGCTGGTGGCGCATAATGGCCTCTACGCGCATCTGCACCGCATTCAGTACGCACAACAGCAGGAAGCCTGA
- a CDS encoding peroxidase-related enzyme — protein MSQPPISRFPVPDLATLPADIRARIDEVHEKAGFIPNVFLTLAHRPDEFRAFFAYHDALMLKDGNLSKGEREMIVVATSAVNQCLYCVVAHGALVRIYEKQPLLADQVAVNYLKADLTPRQKAILAYAMKVCERSHEVGDADYVTLREHGLDDEDIWDIAAITAFFGMSNRIANAISMRPNDEFFLMGRVPRTR, from the coding sequence ATGAGCCAGCCACCGATCAGTCGTTTCCCCGTGCCTGACCTCGCCACGTTGCCGGCCGATATTCGTGCGCGGATCGACGAGGTGCACGAAAAAGCCGGCTTCATCCCGAACGTGTTCTTGACGCTAGCACACCGTCCCGACGAGTTTCGCGCGTTTTTCGCGTATCACGATGCGCTGATGCTCAAGGACGGTAATCTGAGCAAGGGCGAGCGCGAGATGATCGTGGTGGCCACGAGCGCCGTGAATCAGTGCCTGTATTGTGTCGTTGCTCATGGTGCGCTGGTGCGCATCTATGAGAAGCAGCCACTGCTGGCCGATCAGGTGGCCGTCAATTACCTCAAAGCCGACCTCACGCCTCGCCAGAAGGCGATTCTCGCCTATGCGATGAAGGTCTGCGAGCGATCGCACGAAGTGGGCGACGCCGACTACGTGACGTTGCGCGAACACGGCCTCGACGACGAGGACATCTGGGACATTGCTGCGATCACCGCATTTTTTGGCATGTCCAACCGCATCGCCAATGCGATCTCGATGCGACCCAACGATGAATTCTTCTTGATGGGGCGCGTACCGCGCACCCGCTGA
- the rfbB gene encoding dTDP-glucose 4,6-dehydratase, with amino-acid sequence MIFVTGGAGFIGANFVLDWLVQHDEPVVTIDKLTYAGNLANLASLERDPRHHFAQVDICDRAALDRLYAEHRPRAVLHFAAESHVDRSIHGPGDFVQTNIVGTFTMLEAARAYWGTLDDEARDTFRFLHVSTDEVYGSLSPTDPAFTETTPYAPNSPYSASKAGSDHLVRAYHHTYGLPTLTTNCSNNYGPYQFPEKLIPLVIANALAGKPLPIYGDGSNVRDWLYVGDHCSAIREVLAKGTLGEVYNVGGWNEQNNLSVVKHLCTLLDELSPRADGKSYVDQITFVTDRPGHDRRYAIDARKLERELGWRPAETFETGMRKTVQWYLANAEWVRQVQSGEYQRWIETHYQKND; translated from the coding sequence ATGATCTTCGTAACTGGCGGCGCCGGGTTCATCGGTGCAAATTTCGTTCTCGACTGGCTGGTGCAACATGACGAGCCTGTCGTGACCATCGACAAGCTGACCTACGCCGGCAATCTGGCGAATCTGGCGAGTCTGGAGCGCGATCCGCGTCATCACTTTGCGCAAGTCGATATTTGCGATCGTGCCGCACTGGATCGACTGTATGCGGAGCATCGTCCGCGCGCCGTATTGCATTTTGCAGCGGAAAGCCACGTTGACCGCTCCATCCATGGCCCCGGCGACTTTGTGCAGACGAATATCGTCGGCACGTTCACGATGCTTGAGGCGGCGCGAGCCTATTGGGGAACGCTCGACGACGAGGCGCGCGACACCTTCCGCTTCCTGCATGTTTCGACGGACGAAGTCTATGGCTCGCTGAGCCCGACCGATCCGGCATTCACCGAGACGACCCCATATGCCCCGAACAGCCCGTACTCGGCGTCGAAGGCGGGCTCCGATCACCTTGTGCGTGCCTACCATCACACCTACGGTCTGCCGACGCTGACGACCAACTGCTCGAACAACTACGGTCCATATCAATTCCCGGAAAAGCTCATTCCGCTGGTGATCGCGAATGCACTGGCCGGAAAGCCGTTGCCGATCTATGGCGACGGCAGCAATGTGCGCGATTGGCTGTACGTCGGCGACCACTGCTCGGCAATTCGCGAGGTGCTGGCCAAGGGGACCTTGGGTGAGGTGTACAACGTCGGCGGCTGGAACGAACAGAACAATCTGTCGGTGGTCAAGCACCTGTGCACATTGCTCGACGAGCTGTCGCCGCGTGCGGATGGCAAGTCATACGTTGATCAAATCACTTTCGTGACGGACCGCCCGGGACATGATCGCCGCTATGCGATCGATGCCCGCAAACTCGAACGCGAGTTGGGCTGGCGCCCGGCCGAGACGTTCGAGACGGGCATGCGCAAGACGGTGCAGTGGTATCTCGCCAATGCGGAGTGGGTGCGCCAGGTACAGTCGGGTGAGTACCAGCGCTGGATTGAAACGCACTATCAAAAGAACGACTGA